The following proteins are encoded in a genomic region of Paludisphaera rhizosphaerae:
- the ilvC gene encoding ketol-acid reductoisomerase: MPAQMYYDQDADLSLLKNKTVAIIGYGSQGHAHAQNLRDSGCNVVVGQRPGSPNYDLAVEHGFKPVSAAEAAEKGDLINILLPDEFQAEVYNNDIKPKLKPGNLLLCSHGFNIHFGQVVPPKGVDSALVAPKGPGHLVRSEYARGGGVPCLIATGEGCSPEGEKLALAYAKGIGGTRAGVLRTTFAEETETDLFGEQVVLCGGLSALVKMGYETLIEAGYQEESAYFECVHELKLIVDLIYQGGLDYMRYSISNTAEYGDYIRGPQIITEDTRAAMRKALKEIQSGQFARDFILENKAGKPMFQALRRQEREHPVEKVGKRLRALMPWIKAKTV; this comes from the coding sequence ATGCCCGCCCAGATGTACTACGACCAGGACGCCGATCTGTCGCTGCTGAAGAACAAGACGGTGGCGATCATCGGCTACGGCAGCCAGGGGCACGCGCACGCCCAGAACTTGCGCGACTCGGGCTGCAACGTGGTCGTCGGCCAGCGCCCGGGCTCGCCCAACTATGATCTGGCGGTGGAGCACGGCTTCAAGCCGGTCTCGGCGGCCGAGGCGGCCGAGAAGGGCGACCTGATCAACATCCTCCTGCCCGACGAGTTCCAGGCCGAAGTCTACAACAACGACATCAAGCCGAAGCTGAAGCCGGGCAACCTGCTCCTCTGCTCGCACGGGTTCAACATCCACTTCGGCCAGGTCGTCCCTCCCAAGGGGGTCGACAGCGCCCTGGTGGCCCCCAAGGGCCCCGGCCACCTGGTCCGCAGCGAGTACGCCCGCGGCGGCGGCGTCCCCTGCCTCATCGCCACCGGCGAGGGCTGCTCTCCCGAAGGTGAGAAGCTCGCCCTGGCCTACGCCAAGGGGATCGGCGGCACCCGCGCCGGCGTGCTCCGCACCACCTTCGCCGAGGAAACCGAGACCGACCTCTTCGGCGAGCAGGTCGTCCTCTGCGGCGGCCTCAGCGCTCTGGTGAAGATGGGCTATGAGACGCTCATCGAGGCCGGCTACCAGGAGGAAAGCGCCTACTTCGAGTGCGTCCACGAGCTGAAGCTCATCGTCGACCTGATCTACCAGGGCGGGCTCGACTACATGCGCTACAGCATCTCCAATACGGCCGAATACGGCGACTACATCCGCGGCCCCCAGATCATCACCGAGGACACCCGCGCCGCCATGCGGAAGGCCCTCAAGGAGATCCAGTCCGGCCAGTTCGCCCGCGATTTCATCCTGGAGAACAAGGCCGGCAAGCCGATGTTCCAGGCCCTCCGCCGCCAGGAGCGCGAGCACCCGGTGGAAAAGGTCGGCAAGCGGCTGCGGGCGCTGATGCCCTGGATCAAGGCCAAGACCGTCTGA
- the ilvN gene encoding acetolactate synthase small subunit, whose amino-acid sequence MANDKAQTSTSSAKQPSQTRGNRHVLSALVQNRPGVLAHVSGMFASRGFNIDSLAVGETEAPDLSRITVVVRGDERYLEQVRKQLEKIVTVVKVHDISSEDFVERDLMLIKIKATAANRTEIQSIVQIFRGRIVDVTTETLMIEISGQEKKVEAFVEAVREYGILELARTGRIALVRGLPRFDEPDEPAPTPVEDAAPMVHGHSEL is encoded by the coding sequence ATGGCAAACGATAAGGCTCAGACCTCGACGTCCTCCGCCAAGCAGCCCTCGCAGACGAGGGGCAACCGCCACGTCCTCTCCGCCCTCGTACAGAACCGCCCCGGCGTACTGGCCCACGTCTCGGGCATGTTCGCCTCGCGGGGCTTCAACATCGACAGCCTCGCCGTCGGCGAGACCGAAGCCCCGGATCTCTCGCGGATCACCGTGGTCGTCCGCGGCGACGAGCGCTATCTCGAACAGGTCCGCAAGCAGCTTGAGAAGATCGTGACCGTGGTCAAGGTCCACGACATCTCCAGCGAGGACTTCGTCGAGCGCGACCTGATGCTGATCAAGATCAAGGCCACCGCCGCCAACCGGACCGAGATCCAGTCGATCGTCCAGATCTTCCGCGGGCGGATCGTCGACGTCACGACCGAGACGCTGATGATCGAGATCTCCGGCCAGGAGAAGAAGGTCGAGGCGTTCGTCGAGGCCGTCCGCGAGTACGGCATTCTGGAGCTGGCCCGCACCGGCCGGATCGCTCTCGTTCGCGGCCTCCCCCGCTTCGACGAACCCGACGAGCCGGCCCCGACGCCCGTCGAGGACGCCGCCCCCATGGTCCACGGCCACTCCGAGCTTTGA
- a CDS encoding DUF4340 domain-containing protein, whose amino-acid sequence MTETGKTAVFAAVALVLTGMAMIATRDYTARPETFSDQGQPFFPEFKDPLACTDLDVVDYDPSTATAARFQVKFQNNKWVIPSHYGYPADARDRLSKTAAALMDLTKDTIRSDAPDDQEKMGVVDPLDAKAPSLKGRGKRITLRDASEKVLADFIIGGKIKDRTDEYYVRVPGKNRIYGVKLKAEPSTKFADWIETNLLGLDASKLRKVEFDDYKVNLEQGYQKGEVLDIERKNATDPWTLVGGLPEGMQLDDDKLRTLTNTLSDLKIVGVRSKPAGLTRDLKKDDGSGITISTQALASLQGKGFYMTKDNQLLSNQGDVRAYCDDGVVYTLRFGEVALGVGDQLTAGERDDAEAKKDAAKKDEKTSGGAADNRYVMVTVAFDPALIPAPQAEPLADPSPAPGELPDKVIAADPAEEKAAKLKAEREKADYDKKVADGKKRAQELTDRFAAWYYVTPGDSFRSVDLDRAALVVPLKPKTAAPGGAMPPGFPGGAGGLPPGFSIPGH is encoded by the coding sequence ATGACCGAGACAGGCAAGACCGCCGTTTTCGCGGCCGTCGCCCTGGTGCTGACCGGGATGGCGATGATCGCGACCCGCGACTACACCGCACGGCCCGAGACGTTCTCCGACCAGGGCCAGCCGTTCTTCCCCGAGTTCAAGGACCCCCTGGCCTGCACCGATCTGGACGTGGTCGACTACGACCCGTCCACGGCCACGGCCGCGCGGTTCCAGGTCAAGTTCCAGAACAACAAGTGGGTCATCCCGTCCCACTACGGCTACCCGGCCGACGCCCGCGACCGCCTCTCCAAGACGGCCGCGGCGCTCATGGACCTGACCAAGGACACGATCCGGTCGGACGCCCCCGACGATCAGGAGAAGATGGGGGTCGTCGACCCGCTCGACGCCAAGGCACCCTCGCTCAAGGGCCGCGGCAAGCGGATCACTCTGCGGGACGCCTCGGAAAAGGTGCTCGCCGACTTCATCATCGGCGGCAAGATCAAGGACCGCACCGACGAGTATTACGTCCGAGTCCCGGGCAAGAACCGGATCTACGGCGTGAAGCTCAAGGCCGAGCCCTCCACCAAGTTCGCGGACTGGATCGAGACCAACCTCCTGGGCCTGGACGCCAGCAAGCTCCGCAAGGTCGAGTTCGACGACTACAAGGTCAACCTCGAACAGGGCTATCAGAAGGGCGAAGTCCTGGATATCGAGCGCAAGAACGCGACCGACCCCTGGACGCTCGTAGGCGGCCTCCCCGAAGGAATGCAGCTTGACGACGACAAGCTGCGGACCCTGACGAACACTCTGTCGGACCTCAAGATCGTCGGCGTCCGTTCCAAGCCCGCCGGCCTGACCCGCGATCTCAAGAAGGACGACGGCAGCGGCATCACGATCTCCACGCAGGCCCTCGCCTCGCTCCAGGGGAAGGGCTTCTACATGACCAAGGACAACCAGCTCCTGTCCAACCAGGGAGACGTTCGGGCCTACTGCGACGACGGCGTGGTCTACACCCTCCGCTTCGGCGAGGTCGCCCTGGGCGTCGGCGACCAGCTGACGGCCGGCGAGCGCGACGACGCCGAGGCGAAGAAGGACGCCGCCAAGAAGGACGAGAAGACCTCCGGCGGCGCGGCCGACAACCGCTACGTCATGGTCACCGTCGCCTTCGACCCCGCGCTCATCCCCGCGCCCCAGGCCGAACCGCTGGCCGATCCCTCCCCGGCCCCGGGCGAGCTTCCCGACAAGGTCATCGCCGCCGACCCGGCCGAGGAGAAGGCCGCCAAGCTGAAGGCCGAACGCGAGAAGGCCGACTACGACAAGAAGGTCGCCGATGGCAAGAAGCGGGCCCAGGAGCTGACCGATCGCTTCGCCGCCTGGTACTACGTCACCCCCGGCGACAGCTTCCGCTCCGTCGACCTGGACCGTGCGGCGCTGGTCGTCCCGCTGAAGCCCAAGACCGCGGCCCCCGGCGGCGCCATGCCTCCCGGCTTCCCGGGCGGCGCCGGCGGTCTGCCGCCGGGCTTCTCGATCCCCGGCCACTGA